TTTTTCGCCGGAGGAGTAAAATTTCTCCAACATATTTAGAATAAGCCCGTTATTTTCTACATCTTCATAGTAAACGGGAGCTTGGAGATCGTTAGCTAAAATTTTTGCTAGTGAGGTTTTTCCAGCGGCAATAGTTCCCATAATGTAAATCATTGTATGTCCCCTCCTTTTGTTACTTATTTTCTCAATAGTAGCTAGCTTTTGTCCAGTAGAAAGCGCTAAAATAATGGATGAAAAAAATTTAATAAAATAAATTAAAAAGCTAAAAGAAAAAGTGTTTTATTTTAATCTAACTTAAGAAATTGTGTTTTATAGCGCCTTTCATGCTGTTAAATTATTCTCTGTTTTCTAATTTTATTAGAAATAATTTAGTTTGTGCATTTGTCTAATAGTTGGATTATTGACTAAATAGTGATGGAAAACTAAAATTGAGCTCGTCGTTTCATATAAATGAAGCAAAAATAAGGGTTCATATCATGAGTATGGATTGAAAATTTGGAGGGTTATCATGGACTCAAGTAAAAAGGATGCCTCTTTTTTAGGACACCCTCGTGGTCTTTCGACATTGTTCTTTACTGAAATGTGGGAAAGATTTAGTTATTATGGTATGCGTGCCATCTTGTTATATTATATGTATTATTCAGTTGCAGATGGCGGGTTAGGTTTTGATCGAAGTACGGCTTCGGCGATTATGTCGATTTATGGTTCGTTAGTGTTTCTATTAAGTGTTGTTGGCGGTTATTTGAGTGACCGCATTTTGGGAAGTAGGCGTACGGTATTTATCGGCGGCGTTATGATCATGTTGGGTCATATTGCTTTAGCCTTACCATTTGGACAAGCAGCACTTTTTGTTTCTATTATATTAATCGTTTTAGGTTCCGGCCTGTTAAAACCTAATATTTCTGAAATGGTCGGAGATTTATATGATGAAAAAGATCTAAGAAGAGATGCTGGATTTAATATATTTGTTTTTTCTACCAACTTAGGTGCTTTTATCGCTCCACTTTTTGTTGGTTATTTAGGCCAAGAAGTTAACTTTCATTTAGGCTTTTCATTAGCTGCAATTGGAATGTTTTTTGGTTTATTACAATATGTACTTGGTGGAAAAAAATACTTGCCAGAAGAAACATTAAAAGCACGTGATCCTATTCAAACAGAAGAAATCAAGCCTTTAATACGTAAAAGTATTTTAGCTATTGCGGCGATCGCTGTATTAGTCATTGCTATGCAAATGGCAGGGATACTAAATATTAACAATGTAATTAATTTGATCACTATTTTTGCTGTAGTTATTCCGATTTATTATTTTGTTATGATTATTAGAAGTAAGAAAATTACGTCGACTGAACGCTCGCGTGTGTGGGCTTACGTTCCGTTATTTATTGCTTCTGTCCTTTTTTGGTCAATTGAAGAACAAGGTTCAGTTGTATTGGCTTTGTTTGCTGAAGAACGTACATATCTATCGCTCTTTGGCTTTACAATTCCTTCGAGTTGGTTCCAAACATTGAATCCTTTCTTTATTATGATTTATACGCCGCTTTTTGTTATGTTGTGGACGAAACTGGGTAATAAACAACCAACTTCTGCTAAAAAATTCACTTATGGTTTATTCTTTGCAGGAATTTCATTCTTGTGGATGATGCTACCAGGGATATTATTTGGCACCGACGTTAGAGTTGGCCCTCAATGGCTATTGATGAGTTGGGCGTTGGTCATTATTGGAGAAATGCTAATTTCACCTATTGGACTTTCAGTAACAACTAAGTTAGCTCCTAAGGCATTCCACTCTCAAATGATGAGTATTTGGTTCTTAAGTGATGCTGTGGCGCAAGCTATTAACGCACAAATCGTACGCTTGTACAGCCCAGGAACTGAAGTTATGTACTTTGGCGTTGTTGGGGTTGTCACAGTTGTCTTTGGTATATTGTTATTACTTTTGGTTCCACGCATTCAAAGGTTAATGAGTGGAGTTAATTAATTAAAATTATTTTTTACTAGCAGTCTTATAGTATTTAAGGCTGCTAGCTTTTTGTATTGAGCTATTTATAGAATATAGCCATCCTTTTTTAGAAGATATAAAAATTTACATTTTTTACGTTGCCTTTTGATATGGAATTTAGCACTCATTTGTTATAATGTAAGTTGGTTTTGAATAATTCAAGTTAATTCGTAAATGAAAGAGGGAACAAGTTGAGCATCTTTAAAGATTTTAAGCGATATAAAATTCTTATTTTAACCGTACTTATCTTAACTTTTGCCAATACTATCGGTGAATTGTTACTACCTAAAATGATGTCACAAATTATTGATATCGGAGTAGCAAATCAAAATATCACTTATATTTTAAGATTAGGGGCAGTCATGATCGGGGTAACCTTGGTTACCATTGTAGTTAGAGGTTCAGCTGCTTATTTTTCTGCTAAAACATCGATGTTATTTTCAAGAGATTTAAGAAAACGTATGTTTAATAAAGTAAACCGAATGACATTTGATGAAACAGAATACTTTAGTATTTCTTCATTAATTACACGTACAACAAATGACGTTGCCCAAATTGAACAGTTGGTATTAATGGCTTTGCGTCCTTTAGCCAGGGCGCCGTTAACTTTTATTGGTGGATTATTGATGGCCTTTACTACCAGTGTTCGCTTGTCTTTAGTGGTCTTCATTAGTTTACCGTTTTTAGCTATTGTATTATATTTTGTTATTAAAGTTGTAGTCCCTTATTTTCCTCGCTTGCAACAAGCTTTAGACCACATCAATCTTTTACTCCGTCAACGTCTAACAGGATTAAAGGTTATACGAGCTTTTTCTAGGGATAAACAAGAAGAAGAGACTTTTGAAGAGGCTAATGAAAGATATTATCAAATTGGCTTAAAAGTTAACAAAGTCATGCAGACGATTAATCCGATCTTAATGCTTATTTTAAATTTAACCATCGTTATTACTCTATTTCTTGGTGCCCGTTATGTTCAACAAGGGATTATGTCTATTGGGGCATTGATGGCTTTTGTCCAATATATTACCCAAGTACTAAATTCTGTAATTATGGTGACACGTATGATGACAATGCTACCTAGAAGTGTAGCTTCTATTGATCGTATTAATGCTGTATTGAATTATCCATCACGTGCAGTAGGCGGCAGTGATGTATTAAACGACCCTATCACTTCTGTAGAAGCAAAGGATTTAACTTTTTATTATCCAGACGCTAATCGTCCTGCTTTGAAGCAGTTGAATTTTTCTATCCATAAAGGAGAAGTTTTAGGTATTATTGGAGGTACTGGTTCAGGGAAATCGACCTTATTGAAATTATTCATGCAATTTTATGATCCTACAGAAGGACAGTTGCTGATTAATGGTCAACCAATTGATACGTTAAATCCAGAAAGCGTACGTGAGAAGATTAGTTATGTGCCACAGCAAAATTACTTTTTCTCAGAAAGTGTTCGCGGAAATCTATTCTATAGTAATCCAGACGCAACAGATGAACAGATGCTTGATAGTTTAGAAACAGCTCAAGCC
This region of Tetragenococcus osmophilus genomic DNA includes:
- a CDS encoding ABC transporter ATP-binding protein, coding for MSIFKDFKRYKILILTVLILTFANTIGELLLPKMMSQIIDIGVANQNITYILRLGAVMIGVTLVTIVVRGSAAYFSAKTSMLFSRDLRKRMFNKVNRMTFDETEYFSISSLITRTTNDVAQIEQLVLMALRPLARAPLTFIGGLLMAFTTSVRLSLVVFISLPFLAIVLYFVIKVVVPYFPRLQQALDHINLLLRQRLTGLKVIRAFSRDKQEEETFEEANERYYQIGLKVNKVMQTINPILMLILNLTIVITLFLGARYVQQGIMSIGALMAFVQYITQVLNSVIMVTRMMTMLPRSVASIDRINAVLNYPSRAVGGSDVLNDPITSVEAKDLTFYYPDANRPALKQLNFSIHKGEVLGIIGGTGSGKSTLLKLFMQFYDPTEGQLLINGQPIDTLNPESVREKISYVPQQNYFFSESVRGNLFYSNPDATDEQMLDSLETAQATQFLPREKPLEKTVARGGSNYSGGQRQRLAISRALTRHASLYIFDDSFSALDYKTDYELRLALQGKLDDTATIIVAQRVATIRHANKILVLENGQVQGLGSHDELMRNNQIYREIAISQGEGEEPK
- a CDS encoding peptide MFS transporter, giving the protein MWERFSYYGMRAILLYYMYYSVADGGLGFDRSTASAIMSIYGSLVFLLSVVGGYLSDRILGSRRTVFIGGVMIMLGHIALALPFGQAALFVSIILIVLGSGLLKPNISEMVGDLYDEKDLRRDAGFNIFVFSTNLGAFIAPLFVGYLGQEVNFHLGFSLAAIGMFFGLLQYVLGGKKYLPEETLKARDPIQTEEIKPLIRKSILAIAAIAVLVIAMQMAGILNINNVINLITIFAVVIPIYYFVMIIRSKKITSTERSRVWAYVPLFIASVLFWSIEEQGSVVLALFAEERTYLSLFGFTIPSSWFQTLNPFFIMIYTPLFVMLWTKLGNKQPTSAKKFTYGLFFAGISFLWMMLPGILFGTDVRVGPQWLLMSWALVIIGEMLISPIGLSVTTKLAPKAFHSQMMSIWFLSDAVAQAINAQIVRLYSPGTEVMYFGVVGVVTVVFGILLLLLVPRIQRLMSGVN